In Chryseobacterium scophthalmum, the genomic stretch TTCAAAATTATTATCATGAAAAAGCTCAACTTTACGTTACTTCTTTTTACCGCGGGTTTTTATTATTCACAAACCATTTCTGGAACTGTAATTTCTAAAAATGAAAATCAACCGGTTTCTTATGCCAAAATTGGTATAGATAAAGAAAATATTGGTGTCATTACTGATGAAAACGGGAATTTTACAATCGACCTTTCTAAAGCAAACACGTCCAATAAAATTAAAGTCGAAGTTGCGGGATATGAACCATTTACTGAAACTGTTGCCAATTTTGTGAAGCAAGATCAACAGAAGATCTATCTGAAAGAGAAAGTGAAAAATATTCAGGAAGTTGTTTTAAAAACTAAAAAATTAGTCGATAAAAATTGGGGAGTGAATACGAAAACTAAAAGTGTGATGTATTCGGTAAATCCGGCATTCAAAAAAGAAGATTTTTTAGGAGAAACTGCATTGGAATTTAAAGCTAGTAAAAAATCTAAAATCAAAAACATTAATCTTAATATTGCAAGTATTACAGCAGATCGACCTGTAATTATGCGGTATACGATTTATAATGAAAAGAATGGTTTGCCAAATGAAAGTATTCTGGATGAAGAAATCACGGTTGAATTAACAAAAGATAAAATTGTTGACGGAACTTTTACTTTGGATGTGAATGACAAAAATATTTGGGTTCAGGGAAAATTTTTTGTAGGAATTCAGTTTTTGAGAGAGTTTGAAGGTAGGGTAAATATCAGTGCTGCACTTTTCAGAACAGGATATATAAGAAAATTTTATGACGAATGGAAGAAAATGACCATTGCCGCTCCGGCTATAAATATTGATGTAAAAGTGGATAAAAATGCAAAAGATCAAAATAAGCACGAAGAGTTGAGTGAGGAAAGTATTGCTTCTTTTTTTCCGGATGTAAGTACTTATCAGATCGCTTCTGAAGAAAGTGTGTACGGAAAAAATCAGGAAGTTGGAAAGATGCTGAATCTTAAAAACGCAAATCTTTATTATGAAGTGTATGGTGAAGGTGAACCTCTTTTTTTACTTCACGGAAATTCAGGAAGCATAAAAGATTTTTATCAGCAGATTCCTGTACTTTCAAAACAATATAAAGTGATTGTAATGGATACAAGAGCGCAGGGAAAAAGCATTGATAAAACTAAAAATGATCTTGATTATAAGATTTTTGCAGATGATGTAAAAGCTTTGGCTGATCATTTGGGATTGCAAAAAATCAATATTGCAGGGTGGAGTGACGGCGGAAATACAGGATTGGAATTTGCTTTAAAATATCCAAAGAATTTAAATCTATTGATTACAATTGGCGCAAATGCTTTTCCGGATGGTGTTGATCAGGAATTACTCAATAATTTTAATATTAAATATAAAGTGTTACAGCTGCAAAATAACCCTGAAAAACTGAATGAAAGAAGACTGTTGAAACTGATGCTGAAAGAACCGAATATCAGTGAAAAACAATTAAATAAAATTCAGAATAAAGTGTTGGTGATTGCCGGTGAAAAAGATGTCATCAAACAAAGTCATACCGAGTTTTTGGCTAAACAAATACCTAACTCTGAACTGAAAATCTATAAAGATGCTACTCACATGATTCCTTTTGAAAATGCAGATCAGCTTAATCAGGATATTTTAGAATTTTTGAAACAATAATCAGGTTATTGTTTCAAAAACTTTTCATAATAGACTTTATCCTTGGTTTGGATTTTTAAATAATAAGTTCCTTTTGCGAAATCTTCTACTTTGATAGATTTTTGAGCAGATTTTAAAATCATTCTTCCCAGATTATCGTAAACTTCGGTTGAAATAATTTGTGCTTCGGTCGCAATATTCAGGATGTTTTTTACGGGGTTTGGGAAGATTGCTATCGTATTCTTTTTTACGAGTTCTGAAGTATTTAATGTAGAATTATAAAAACTTCCAAAATTCAGAATTCCATATCCCATTTGATCGTTGTGTGCAGGAAATAATGAAGCATTCTGTCTTAAGTTTGTTCTCATCAAATCTCTGTTCATTCCCGGAAAAGCCTGAATTAAGCAAGCAACTCCGCCTGCTGCAATGGGCGTTGCAATGGATGTTCCCGAAACTGAGATGATCGTATTATTGTCTACTGTCGCAGATGAAGTTCCTCTTGTACTTGCATCTGGTTTTATCATTCCTAAAGAATTGGGACCGTAAGATGAAAATCCAGAAGCATTTCCTGCAGAATCGACAGAACCAATACTGAAAACTTTAACATTGTCTGCCGGAGTTGTAATATAATGCCAAGAAACTTCACCAGAATTTCCGGCTGCAATTAAAACAAAAATTCCTTTATTTACAGCAATTTCACTGGCTCTTCCAATGAAAGATTTTGTACCGTTCATGTCATTGTAAGTATAGCTGTATTTTGGGTCATCAAAATTATTGTATCCTAAAGAAGTTGTGATAATATCTACCCCTTTCCTGTCGGCTTCTTCCGCGGCTTCAATCCAATATAATTCTTCTTCGGGAACTTCAACTGCTGAATTTTCACTGCGGTAAAGATAAAAATCAGCATCAGGAGCAGAACCCACAAAAGCATCGGCAATGTAACCTCCAATTGCTCCTAAAACTACTGTTCCGTGGTTATTGAGCGAAGGATTATAGATGTCTGTGCCTTTTGATACAAAATCGTAACCGCCTTTTATTTTGTTATTGGTCCATAATCTGGAAAATGCAGAACCTGTATTTACGGTCGGAAATCCGGTATCAATAACGGCAATGGTTACTCCGGTTCCGGTAAATCCGGCAAGATGGAGTGGTCTTAAATTGATTTGATCAATCTGTTCAGATCCTGAACCATAATCGAATATGGTCTGGTTTTTCTGAGTTGATTCAAAATCTGACCATTTATTGGTATTTTGAGTTTTTAAAACTAAAGAAGAATTTTTAGCAAAACTTTCTACTGATTGTACAAAAGGTTGTGTTTTAATTAAATTGACCTGCGCCTGATTGGCATTTACGGCAACACCATTCAGCCATTTTGAATAATCGGTGATCGTAAATCCTAAATTTTGTAGATTTTGAATATAAGATTGCTCGATGGGAGCGTCCTGATCATTTAATGCAATTCCCAATGCAGTACGCCTGTTGAGCGATTTTTGACTCAGCTCAGAAAGTGGATTGGCATAAAATGCAGCTTTGTTGGGTTTACCGGTAAAATAAACAAAAACAAGTTCAGTTTGCGCAAAAGATGTAGAGTAACCCGCTAAAAAACAAAACAGTAAAAGTTTTTTCATCTAATAATTTTTTATAAAGATAAAACAAAATCAATAAAATTTTTGATAGCACTTTAAAATCCTTATTTTTACGAAAATATTCGTTTAAGAAATTACTTTATTAGGAAAAATAAAATCTAAAATCTAAAACCTAAAAGCAATTTTACAAAACTTAAAAAATAAAATTTATATGAAAAAGATACAGATGGTTGACTTGCAGAGTCAGTATTACAAAATAAAAAATGATGTAGACAATGCGGTTTTAAATGTAATGGATTCTGCTGCTTTTATTAACGGACCGGAAGTAAAATCTTTCCAAAACGAAATGGAAACTTATCTGGATGTAAAACATGTAATTCCTTGTGCCAACGGAACTGATGCTTTGCAGATTGCTTTGATGGGCTTAGATTTACAGGAAGGAGACGAAGTGATTACTGCTGATTTTACTTTTGCAGCTACCGTTGAAGTTATTCATTTATTAAAACTAAAATCTGTATTGGTAGATGTAGATTACGATACTTTTACCATCTCTACAGAAGCGATTAAAAAAGCAATTACTCCTAAAACAAAGGCAATTATTCCGGTTCATATTTTCGGACAATGTGCCAATATGGAGGAGATTTTAAAAATTGCTGAAGAACATAATTTATTTGTGATTGAAGACAACGCACAGGCAATCGGTTCTCAATATACTTTTTCTAGTGGAGAAGTGAGACATGCAGGAACAATGTCTACCGTTGGAACAACTTCTTTTTTTCCATCTAAAAATTTAGGTTGTTACGGCGATGGTGGAGCAATTTTTACGAATAATGATGAGCTTGCTCACCGTTTAAGAGGAATTGTAAACCATGGAATGTACGAAAGATATTACCATGATGAAGTAGGAGTTAACTCAAGACTAGACAGTATTCAGGCTGCAATTTTAAGAAAAAAACTTCCGAATCTTGATTCTTACAACGATGCAAGAAGAAAAGCTGCTGATTATTACGATGACGCTTTTGCAGGAAATGAAAATATTCTTACTCCGAAAAGGTCTGAAAATTCAACTCACGTTTTTCATCAATATACTTTGAGAATTTTAAACGGAAAACGTAATGAATTACAAAAGTTTCTTACTGAAAAAGAAATTCCGGCGATGATTTATTATCCTGTTGCTTTAAGAAAACAAAAAGCGTATTATCAGGAAAGCAATGATGCTGATTTTGTAAACACAGATAAGCTTTTGGATCAGGTAATTTCTCTTCCGATGCACACAGAATTGGATGAAGAGCAGTTGAAGTATATTACGGATGCTGTTTTGGAGTTTATGGGATAAATGAAAAAGAGAGTTTTTAAATATAAATTTGTTTATTGGATAATCCTTTCATTAAACATTATTTTATTCATTTCTTTTTCGATAGGTTTAATTAATAGAATTGAAACGGATAATTTTGATAATTCGATAGATGTATTTTCATTTGTTGCTATTATTATGATATGTATTTTGTCATTCTCTTCTCTTATAATGTTTATAATAAAAAATAAAAATTCAATTATAACTTTTTCAGCAGTGTTGTTTTTAATACTTCTGATTATATCTTTTTTTCTCTTTTATTCAATATTCATTGTTAAAGATTTCGGTGAAAATTCTACAGATTTTTATACAGTACCTTTGGTGTATGGGATTATTTTAGGTATTTTATTTATTACTAATTACTTTAAGTTTAGAAAAAATATTAACGAACTTGAAATAGATGAAATTGGTATAAAAAACGATTAAAAACATAAATAAAAAATGGCAATACTAGTCACAGGCGGACTTGGATATATTGGTTCTCATACTGTTGTAGAACTCATTAATAACAACTTTGAAGTAATCATCGTTGATGATTTATCCAATTCGGAAAAATTTATTTTACATAATATTGAGGAAATTACAGGGAAACGACCTATATTTTATCCTTTTGATCTGAAAAGAAAAGAACTTCTTCATCAGGTTTTTGAGGCACATGATATTGAAGGATGCATTAATTTTGCAGCTTTTAAAGCGGTTGGTGAAAGCCAGGAAAAACCGATTGACTATTACGAAAATAATTTGTTTTCGCTGATTAATATTCTTCAGGAATTTAAGGCTAGACAAATATCAAATTTCATTTTCAGTTCATCTTGCACAGTCTACGGACAAGCTGATGAAATGCCAATAGACGAGAATACCCCGCTGAAGATGCCGGAAAGTGTTTACGGAAAGACAAAGCAAATGGGAGAGGAGATCTTAAAAGATTTTGCTCAATCTTACAATAGTAAAATATGTTTACTGAGATATTTTAATCCTATTGGGGCACATCCTTCAGCTTTATTAGGTGAATTACCAATTGGAGTTCCCAATAATTTAGTTCCTTATGTGATGCAGACAGCGGCGGGAATTCGTGAGAAACTAAGTGTTTGGGGAAATGATTATCCTACGGAAGATGGAACTGCAATTCGTGACTACATTTATGTGGTAGACTTGGCGAAAGCGCACGTTGCTGCACTGAAAAGCTTAATGAATAACAATTCTGAAGAAACTGTAATTGATATTTATAATCTGGGAACAGGAAAAGGATCATCGGTCTTAGAAGTTGTAGAAACTTTCGAATCTGCAAATGAAGTAGCTGTACCTTATCAAATTTGCGATAGGAGAGAAGGTGATATCACCATTGCTTATGCCAATGCTGAAAAAGCTGAAAAAGAACTCAACTGGAAATCTGAAACTTCTTTGAAAGAAGCTTTGAAAACTGTTTGGGAATGGCAGAAATATTTAGAATCAAGAAAAAATTAATTTTAACTAAAATAAGACACGAAAAAATATGAAAACGGAAAGAATAGGCATTACATTTTCCTCATTTGATCTTCTGCATGCAGGTCATATCAAAATGTTGGAAGAAGCTAAAACAGTTTGTGATTACCTGATTGTTGGTTTACAGATTGATCCGTCGCACGAACGGCCTACAAAAAACAAACCTACACAAACAATTGTTGAGCGATATATTCAGCTGAAAGCTGTGAATGCAGTTGATGAAATTATTCCCTACTATACTGAGCAGGATTTAGAAGATATTTTAAAATCTTTTGTAATTGATGTAAGGATTATCGGAGACGATTATCTGGATCGTGATTTCACCGGAAAACAATATTGTGAAGAAAAAGGCATTGAGATTTTTTATAATAAAAGAGATCACCGCTTTTCTTCAAGCGATTTAAGGAAAAGAATCTACGAAGCCGAAATGGCAAAATCTAAATAAATAAAAATCCCGAAAAATTAATTTTCGGGATTTTTTATAACTAATTGTAAATAATATTACATTGGTCCGCCTTGTTGGTCGTCACCTGTAGCATTAGAATTTACATCTTTCTTTCTCTTCGGCTGCTCAATCTTTTCACCTTGCTTAAATCTGTAAGTTAAAGATACCGCAAACTGTCTTGGTTGCCATTGCATGTAAGATTCTCTGGTAAAGTTTTCACCATAAGTTGTAGATCTCATAGCTCTGGTGTTGAAAATATCTTGTACATTGAATGACAATGTTCCATTACCGTTCCAAATCGTTTTAGAAGCTCCTAGATTCAAAGCATACATGTCTTTTCTATCCTGATAAGCAGTTTTCTGTCCACCTCTGTAGAAACCTTGTAACTGGAAACTGAATGTTTTGTCAATTTTAAATGTAGAAGTCAATCTAGCTCTTGTAGAGAAACCGCTACCGTTAAAATCTGCTGTTGCCACAATTGGGTTTCCGTCATTATCTAAAGTATTATAAAGTATACTACCTTTTGTTTTATATCCGAATAAATCAACATTACCTAAAAATTTCAACCAACTTGTCGCATCCCAGTTAAAGTTTAGATCTAAACCAAAACGGTCATCAGATCCTAAGTTGATAGGTTTTGTATGGAAAACAATTCTGTCTTCTGGCTGACCAAGGCTATTTGTAAATGTTTCTTTCTCATTATAAACCAACATTTTTGTATCATCTGTCTGATGTCTGTAGTAAATAGTTGGATTGATTGTAAATTTCTTTTTAGAGATGCTGTAACCAAATTCGTATGAATCAACATAAGAAGGATTCAAATCAATATTGCCATCAAAAATATTTTGGTTGTCATTATAGTTAGGATTTGGTATCAAAAAGAAAGATCTTGGTCTATCTATTCTTCTTGTGTAATTTAATAAGAACTGACTGTCTTTCGCTAATTCATAACTCAAATAAACACTTGGGAAAAGATTGTTGTAACTTTTTCTGCTTCTGATATCTTCATATGCAGGGTTTAGGTTTGCATAATCAATGTCTATATTTGAGTATTCATTTCTTACTCCTACCTGATAACCCAATTTCCCGATTTTACTTTTAAATTGTAAATATCCCGCATTAAACATTTCTTTATACCTGGCTTCATAAGTATATGTTCCTAAGAAATTCAATATAGGGGCATTTACAGTACTTTCTCTTACATCATTATCATAATCATTTTGATTAATATCAATTCTGTATCCTGCTTCGATTTTAGAATTTTCACCAATTGGTAGCTCATAATCTGCTTTACCGATTAATGTTTTGTTCTTCGTCGTTTGATTAATAATGTTTTGAAGCTCAAAGTTGCCATTATTTGTTTCATCAATATCGGTATCGTTATATGATCTGTTGCTTTGTAAACTCAATGATAAAGCAATGTTTTGTCCCTTATCATCAAATTTATGATCCAATCCTATATCTCCTTGAAATGCAAGGTTATTATTAACACTATTAGTTAATCTATTTCTGAAAGTATCGGGAGCGCTAAAAAGTTGGTTATTGTAAGTAACGTTACCAGAATTTTCGCTATCAAATGTTCTTACAGTTCCCGATAAGTTAAAAGAAGTTTTATCAGAAAAATCATAAACAATTCCTGCAGAAGCATTGTAGTTTTTATTTTGACTCTCACTAATATTCTCCTGGTTACTTTGAAGAGTACTTCCTATTTTGGTTACATTAGTAAAGTAATTGTCTGTTCTATTCGTGTTTTTAGATTCACGGTAACCACCGCCACCGTTTAAAAACCAGGTAAGATTACCTTTTCTCCAGCTTAAATTCGTATTCAAATTGGTTTGAGGTAAATATCCCAAAGTTCCGGTAACACTACCGTTGAAACCTGTCTTTTTTGATTTCTTTAAAATAATATTTAAAATACCCGCAGTTCCGCTTGCTTCGAATTTTGAAGAAGGGTTGGTAATTACTTCAATTCTCTCAATCTGATCGGCAGGAATACTTTGCAATGCATTGGCTCCGTCATCAATCCCAAGAAGGGCAGAAGGTTTCCCGTTAATTAAGAAACGAACGTTTGAGCTACCTCTCATAGAAACCGTTCCGTCTGTATCAACAGAAACCGATGGTACATTTGATAAAACATCCTGAAGATTTCCACCTTTACTTACAATATCCTGAGAAGGATCATAAGTTCTTTTATCCAGCTCAACTTTATAAGGCTTTGCCGTTGCTGTAATCACAACTCCCTGAATATCCTGTGTTTTTAGATTGGTACTTGTTGCTTCAGGTTCTATAGAAAGCGCACCAATACTTCCGGCTGTTGTAATTTGCTTGTTGATTACACTTTTTTTGTAATCGATTGCTTCTACTGTGATATCGTAATTACCCGGAGTAAGGTCTAGTTTATAGTTTCCTTTTTCGTCTGTAAGAGTAGCGTCACTCAACAGTTTACTTGCTTTATTGCTGAAAGTTACAGAAGCGTAAGCAACAGGTTGGTTACTTTTATCAACCACAGTTCCTGAAACTCCTACTTTATCCTGAGCAAAAGCAAAAGCTGCTGCAGATAACACAAAAGTAAGTCCTAAGGTTTTTTTTGTGAAAATACTGATTATTTCCGTCTGATTCATAAGGTATTCTTTAGATAAAATTGTAATAAAAAGGTTTTAATTTTATTAATTTATTAAAGCCTTTAAAAATACAATTTCACGATTCGTTTATTATTTTTAATAGATATGTCGCCTTTGAGAGCTAAATGTTAATTATTAATTT encodes the following:
- a CDS encoding DegT/DnrJ/EryC1/StrS family aminotransferase; its protein translation is MKKIQMVDLQSQYYKIKNDVDNAVLNVMDSAAFINGPEVKSFQNEMETYLDVKHVIPCANGTDALQIALMGLDLQEGDEVITADFTFAATVEVIHLLKLKSVLVDVDYDTFTISTEAIKKAITPKTKAIIPVHIFGQCANMEEILKIAEEHNLFVIEDNAQAIGSQYTFSSGEVRHAGTMSTVGTTSFFPSKNLGCYGDGGAIFTNNDELAHRLRGIVNHGMYERYYHDEVGVNSRLDSIQAAILRKKLPNLDSYNDARRKAADYYDDAFAGNENILTPKRSENSTHVFHQYTLRILNGKRNELQKFLTEKEIPAMIYYPVALRKQKAYYQESNDADFVNTDKLLDQVISLPMHTELDEEQLKYITDAVLEFMG
- the galE gene encoding UDP-glucose 4-epimerase GalE; the encoded protein is MAILVTGGLGYIGSHTVVELINNNFEVIIVDDLSNSEKFILHNIEEITGKRPIFYPFDLKRKELLHQVFEAHDIEGCINFAAFKAVGESQEKPIDYYENNLFSLINILQEFKARQISNFIFSSSCTVYGQADEMPIDENTPLKMPESVYGKTKQMGEEILKDFAQSYNSKICLLRYFNPIGAHPSALLGELPIGVPNNLVPYVMQTAAGIREKLSVWGNDYPTEDGTAIRDYIYVVDLAKAHVAALKSLMNNNSEETVIDIYNLGTGKGSSVLEVVETFESANEVAVPYQICDRREGDITIAYANAEKAEKELNWKSETSLKEALKTVWEWQKYLESRKN
- a CDS encoding adenylyltransferase/cytidyltransferase family protein encodes the protein MKTERIGITFSSFDLLHAGHIKMLEEAKTVCDYLIVGLQIDPSHERPTKNKPTQTIVERYIQLKAVNAVDEIIPYYTEQDLEDILKSFVIDVRIIGDDYLDRDFTGKQYCEEKGIEIFYNKRDHRFSSSDLRKRIYEAEMAKSK
- a CDS encoding S8/S53 family peptidase, with product MKKLLLFCFLAGYSTSFAQTELVFVYFTGKPNKAAFYANPLSELSQKSLNRRTALGIALNDQDAPIEQSYIQNLQNLGFTITDYSKWLNGVAVNANQAQVNLIKTQPFVQSVESFAKNSSLVLKTQNTNKWSDFESTQKNQTIFDYGSGSEQIDQINLRPLHLAGFTGTGVTIAVIDTGFPTVNTGSAFSRLWTNNKIKGGYDFVSKGTDIYNPSLNNHGTVVLGAIGGYIADAFVGSAPDADFYLYRSENSAVEVPEEELYWIEAAEEADRKGVDIITTSLGYNNFDDPKYSYTYNDMNGTKSFIGRASEIAVNKGIFVLIAAGNSGEVSWHYITTPADNVKVFSIGSVDSAGNASGFSSYGPNSLGMIKPDASTRGTSSATVDNNTIISVSGTSIATPIAAGGVACLIQAFPGMNRDLMRTNLRQNASLFPAHNDQMGYGILNFGSFYNSTLNTSELVKKNTIAIFPNPVKNILNIATEAQIISTEVYDNLGRMILKSAQKSIKVEDFAKGTYYLKIQTKDKVYYEKFLKQ
- a CDS encoding alpha/beta fold hydrolase, with product MKKLNFTLLLFTAGFYYSQTISGTVISKNENQPVSYAKIGIDKENIGVITDENGNFTIDLSKANTSNKIKVEVAGYEPFTETVANFVKQDQQKIYLKEKVKNIQEVVLKTKKLVDKNWGVNTKTKSVMYSVNPAFKKEDFLGETALEFKASKKSKIKNINLNIASITADRPVIMRYTIYNEKNGLPNESILDEEITVELTKDKIVDGTFTLDVNDKNIWVQGKFFVGIQFLREFEGRVNISAALFRTGYIRKFYDEWKKMTIAAPAINIDVKVDKNAKDQNKHEELSEESIASFFPDVSTYQIASEESVYGKNQEVGKMLNLKNANLYYEVYGEGEPLFLLHGNSGSIKDFYQQIPVLSKQYKVIVMDTRAQGKSIDKTKNDLDYKIFADDVKALADHLGLQKINIAGWSDGGNTGLEFALKYPKNLNLLITIGANAFPDGVDQELLNNFNIKYKVLQLQNNPEKLNERRLLKLMLKEPNISEKQLNKIQNKVLVIAGEKDVIKQSHTEFLAKQIPNSELKIYKDATHMIPFENADQLNQDILEFLKQ
- a CDS encoding TonB-dependent receptor domain-containing protein; this encodes MNQTEIISIFTKKTLGLTFVLSAAAFAFAQDKVGVSGTVVDKSNQPVAYASVTFSNKASKLLSDATLTDEKGNYKLDLTPGNYDITVEAIDYKKSVINKQITTAGSIGALSIEPEATSTNLKTQDIQGVVITATAKPYKVELDKRTYDPSQDIVSKGGNLQDVLSNVPSVSVDTDGTVSMRGSSNVRFLINGKPSALLGIDDGANALQSIPADQIERIEVITNPSSKFEASGTAGILNIILKKSKKTGFNGSVTGTLGYLPQTNLNTNLSWRKGNLTWFLNGGGGYRESKNTNRTDNYFTNVTKIGSTLQSNQENISESQNKNYNASAGIVYDFSDKTSFNLSGTVRTFDSENSGNVTYNNQLFSAPDTFRNRLTNSVNNNLAFQGDIGLDHKFDDKGQNIALSLSLQSNRSYNDTDIDETNNGNFELQNIINQTTKNKTLIGKADYELPIGENSKIEAGYRIDINQNDYDNDVRESTVNAPILNFLGTYTYEARYKEMFNAGYLQFKSKIGKLGYQVGVRNEYSNIDIDYANLNPAYEDIRSRKSYNNLFPSVYLSYELAKDSQFLLNYTRRIDRPRSFFLIPNPNYNDNQNIFDGNIDLNPSYVDSYEFGYSISKKKFTINPTIYYRHQTDDTKMLVYNEKETFTNSLGQPEDRIVFHTKPINLGSDDRFGLDLNFNWDATSWLKFLGNVDLFGYKTKGSILYNTLDNDGNPIVATADFNGSGFSTRARLTSTFKIDKTFSFQLQGFYRGGQKTAYQDRKDMYALNLGASKTIWNGNGTLSFNVQDIFNTRAMRSTTYGENFTRESYMQWQPRQFAVSLTYRFKQGEKIEQPKRKKDVNSNATGDDQQGGPM